Proteins from a single region of Balneola sp. MJW-20:
- a CDS encoding autorepressor SdpR family transcription factor: protein MNNLFKALNDPTRRKILDLLKAKDMSAGEIAEHFDISKPSISHHLELLNKADLVEKERDGQFIYYSLNTTSLEEAAQWMVELLKNND from the coding sequence ATGAATAATCTATTCAAAGCACTCAATGACCCGACCCGGAGGAAGATCCTGGATCTTCTGAAGGCGAAAGATATGTCGGCTGGAGAGATCGCTGAGCATTTTGATATCTCCAAACCAAGTATCTCGCATCATCTGGAGCTTTTGAATAAAGCCGACCTGGTGGAAAAAGAGCGGGACGGACAGTTCATTTATTATTCACTCAATACCACCAGCTTGGAAGAAGCGGCACAGTGGATGGTCGAATTACTAAAAAATAACGACTGA
- a CDS encoding superoxide dismutase family protein, producing MKKLISLLSLLLFTFACTQKEVEKKIIMKGPANIEKATATVMTLGDNDVTGTVTFTNTPEGVRVTGTFQGLEEGLHGFHIHQYGDCSAEDGSSAGGHFNPIENDHGSPNQDNRHMGDLGNLAVDADGIGTIEYVDETIVMNEIIGRGVIIHAGEDDMMSQPSGAAGSRIACGVVGIANSSM from the coding sequence ATGAAGAAATTAATCAGCTTATTATCCTTATTACTTTTCACTTTTGCTTGCACACAGAAAGAAGTGGAGAAAAAGATCATTATGAAAGGTCCGGCAAATATTGAGAAAGCCACAGCCACCGTAATGACTCTTGGTGACAATGATGTCACAGGTACGGTAACCTTTACCAATACTCCGGAAGGAGTCAGAGTCACCGGAACATTCCAGGGACTGGAAGAAGGCCTCCACGGATTCCACATCCACCAATATGGTGACTGCTCTGCAGAAGACGGATCCAGCGCCGGCGGTCACTTTAATCCGATCGAAAATGATCATGGCTCACCAAATCAGGACAATAGGCATATGGGAGATCTCGGTAATCTTGCTGTTGACGCAGACGGGATCGGAACCATTGAGTATGTGGATGAAACCATTGTTATGAACGAGATCATCGGTCGTGGTGTGATCATTCATGCCGGAGAAGATGATATGATGTCACAACCTTCCGGTGCAGCAGGAAGCAGAATTGCCTGCGGAGTCGTAGGCATAGCCAATTCTAGTATGTAA
- a CDS encoding SdpI family protein has protein sequence MKATETLKKEWPILILLTLPFIASAFIWEQVPETVPTHFNIHGEADDYGPKWMLLIMIPGIAVLTYLLMVFLPSIDPKRKIESTQKPIAGIRMVITLFFIALYAVTVLIAMGKQVDINTFVTIGIGLLFMILGNYMNSVKPNYFIGIRTPWTLEDPRVWKKTHRLGSKLWLLGGGMLILGQLLFGGNEVISSTVIGVVIVPLAVIPIVYSYILFKKLEDSDD, from the coding sequence ATGAAAGCTACAGAAACTCTTAAAAAGGAATGGCCCATACTCATCCTGTTAACCCTCCCTTTCATTGCATCGGCTTTTATTTGGGAGCAGGTACCGGAAACGGTTCCCACTCACTTTAATATTCATGGGGAAGCGGATGATTACGGCCCCAAGTGGATGTTGCTTATCATGATCCCCGGTATTGCGGTCCTGACATATCTTCTAATGGTCTTTCTGCCATCAATTGATCCAAAGAGAAAAATTGAGAGCACTCAGAAACCTATTGCCGGGATCCGAATGGTGATCACCTTATTCTTTATTGCCTTGTATGCCGTCACGGTCCTGATCGCAATGGGAAAGCAAGTAGATATCAATACCTTTGTCACTATCGGTATCGGGCTGCTCTTTATGATCCTGGGTAATTATATGAATTCCGTGAAACCTAACTACTTCATTGGCATACGGACACCCTGGACTCTGGAAGACCCGAGAGTCTGGAAAAAGACACACCGACTGGGATCCAAACTATGGCTGCTCGGAGGCGGAATGCTCATTCTGGGACAGCTATTATTCGGCGGTAATGAGGTGATCAGTTCTACGGTGATCGGAGTTGTCATTGTTCCTCTTGCGGTTATTCCGATCGTTTATTCTTATATCCTATTTAAAAAACTGGAGGACTCTGATGATTAA
- a CDS encoding alpha/beta fold hydrolase, with protein sequence MIKICLSVFTTVLLVLSTVHAQDRAAGEWKGAINVMNQQLRVELTLASNDGTWSGSLNIPQQNAYGLPLSTTEVYTDSVYLAFQAGMTLAVFEGTFSSDSLIEGTFRQGINTFPFSLNKQLLTTSDEPVFPESDLLISAEDIEIGGTLINDETTSDKPLIILISGSGAQPRDVNVFGFEVFRTLAGELYEAGYPTFRYDDRQTGKSTGSFADATLIDLSADVEVIMNHFKAREEQAFDSFILLGHSQGGLIAGKLASVKNDVAGLILMASPGISTRELLAFQVRQAYEPTLQQYPDIVSAEDIDQEIRLREGIMAALKDGSPADTAIDAYNKFYADLLKKIMEASGQTNGNIETAVQRQAAGLRAAYGSPQMLSLLYYEPTTDLVNISVPALVLFGEKDTQVPKDLNQFPIESSLKKAGIDHKILTINSANHLFQTAESGQVSEYSSLDPAFEPAFIKELTDWLKENY encoded by the coding sequence ATGATTAAGATCTGCCTGTCAGTATTTACAACCGTACTGCTTGTTCTCAGCACCGTTCATGCCCAGGACAGGGCTGCAGGTGAATGGAAGGGTGCTATCAATGTGATGAACCAACAACTCAGGGTTGAACTCACCCTTGCAAGTAACGACGGAACCTGGAGCGGTTCTCTTAATATCCCTCAGCAGAATGCATATGGACTCCCGCTCAGTACAACTGAGGTTTATACCGATTCAGTGTACCTGGCATTTCAGGCGGGTATGACACTGGCAGTTTTTGAGGGCACCTTCAGCAGTGACAGTCTTATCGAAGGAACATTCAGGCAGGGCATTAACACTTTCCCTTTCAGCCTGAATAAGCAGTTACTAACTACATCTGACGAACCGGTTTTCCCTGAATCTGATCTGCTGATCTCCGCAGAAGATATTGAGATCGGCGGCACCCTAATTAATGACGAAACGACTTCTGATAAACCACTTATTATTCTAATCAGCGGAAGCGGCGCCCAGCCACGGGACGTAAATGTCTTCGGATTTGAAGTCTTCAGAACTCTTGCCGGAGAACTCTACGAAGCAGGCTATCCGACATTCCGTTATGATGACCGTCAGACCGGAAAATCAACCGGAAGTTTTGCAGATGCAACTCTGATTGATCTTTCTGCAGATGTGGAGGTCATCATGAATCATTTTAAAGCCCGTGAAGAACAAGCGTTTGATTCATTTATTCTTCTGGGCCATAGCCAGGGCGGCCTGATCGCTGGTAAGTTAGCTTCGGTGAAGAATGATGTGGCCGGACTGATCCTTATGGCCTCACCCGGAATAAGTACCAGAGAGCTGCTGGCTTTCCAGGTCCGACAGGCTTATGAACCTACCCTTCAGCAGTATCCTGATATTGTTTCAGCTGAAGATATTGACCAAGAGATCCGGTTACGGGAAGGCATCATGGCAGCTTTAAAAGATGGTTCCCCGGCAGATACGGCGATTGATGCTTACAATAAATTTTATGCGGATCTGCTGAAAAAGATAATGGAAGCATCCGGCCAGACCAATGGTAATATTGAGACCGCGGTACAACGACAAGCTGCCGGACTCAGGGCTGCCTATGGGAGCCCCCAGATGCTGTCATTGCTCTACTATGAACCGACGACCGACCTGGTTAATATTTCCGTGCCAGCCCTTGTTTTGTTCGGGGAAAAAGATACTCAGGTACCTAAGGACCTCAACCAGTTCCCTATAGAAAGCAGCCTTAAAAAAGCCGGAATTGATCACAAAATACTCACCATTAACTCTGCCAATCACCTGTTCCAGACAGCGGAATCCGGTCAGGTCTCAGAATACTCAAGCCTTGACCCTGCCTTCGAACCGGCATTTATTAAGGAACTTACCGATTGGTTGAAGGAAAATTATTGA